The Variovorax paradoxus B4 genome includes a region encoding these proteins:
- a CDS encoding DUF4019 domain-containing protein → MLKFKTLLEPKMTSKSKLLLGAALLAGWIGLAAAQDADPTNMVRGGLQAIQLVDQGKIGELWDGSGPATKKRVARPEFVRQVEASRSPLGAAQQRTWISVNRQLVANEDPDVAGQYINVEYETRFANAGNRVVREMTSFRLDPSGTWRLSGYVLR, encoded by the coding sequence ATGTTGAAATTCAAAACACTCCTCGAACCGAAGATGACCTCAAAAAGCAAACTGCTTCTCGGCGCCGCACTCCTGGCGGGTTGGATAGGCCTGGCCGCGGCCCAGGACGCCGACCCGACGAACATGGTTCGCGGCGGCCTGCAGGCCATCCAGCTGGTGGACCAGGGCAAGATCGGCGAACTCTGGGACGGCTCGGGTCCCGCCACCAAAAAGCGGGTCGCACGTCCCGAGTTCGTTCGCCAGGTCGAGGCGTCGCGGTCACCGCTCGGTGCGGCGCAGCAGCGCACGTGGATCTCGGTCAATCGCCAACTGGTTGCGAACGAAGATCCCGACGTTGCCGGCCAGTACATCAACGTCGAATACGAAACCCGTTTTGCCAACGCCGGCAACCGGGTGGTGCGCGAGATGACGAGTTTTCGCCTCGACCCCAGCGGCACGTGGCGCCTGAGCGGCTACGTGCTGCGTTAG
- a CDS encoding tetratricopeptide repeat protein, whose product MEKPESDDVHAFDAALRLHQDGQLEKAEAAYEALLARRPEHYSSLAMLGILNLQRNRPEIALRYADFSIAREARVPNAHATRGDALHRLEKYEEAADAFQAALALNPNAYDVLTNYGITLVRLGRHDEALACYNLALEKQPSSPDTLYNRGVELLRRSHHAEALDDFDAVLLHSANDVDAQIRRIYTLCGLHRHQDAWTASENAVARGMVSPGIHQARGYVLMGMGEPAGAAEAFRQAIGMRAPSEAGDGGGLDHLHAGRALVCTGRYEEAFLHFRQAATSVPMPAYAAGDHLLAMLQTVQWDDFEHERAKVLAAVASGKPSATPFVMAVCSDDPQRVRQAGETFAKDMCANVVCLPMAQPERRERIRIGYFSADFHAHATAVLMAELIEQHDRTQFEVFLFSFGVRHRDDVAARLAKAADHFLDVVDISDAAICALARELGIDIAIDLKGYTQNCRLGIFAGRAAPVQVNYLGYPGSMGATFIDYIIGDAIVTPIDHAPFYTEKIVTLPGCYQPNSPGMRPIATTMGDRASERRAAGLPAEAFVFCCFNNTYKITPSVFELWMRILRSVSGSVLWLYEPDGHIAPRLRAHAAKQGVAAERLVFASRQPLPLHLARHALADLFLDTFPCNAHTTGSDALWAGLPMLTCLGDTFSSRVAASLLCAVGLPGMVANSLQQYEAMACSLAANPGVLERQREQLLKARTEAPLFDVDRYRRGIEDAYRRMWDSHRRGDAPAPIAWTRH is encoded by the coding sequence ATGGAAAAGCCAGAAAGCGACGATGTTCATGCGTTCGATGCCGCCCTGCGCCTGCACCAGGACGGGCAATTGGAAAAGGCGGAAGCCGCCTACGAAGCGCTCCTGGCGCGCAGGCCCGAGCACTACTCGAGCCTCGCAATGCTCGGCATCCTGAATCTTCAACGGAATCGCCCCGAGATCGCGCTGCGCTACGCCGATTTTTCCATTGCCAGGGAAGCGCGAGTGCCCAATGCGCACGCGACGCGTGGCGATGCGCTGCATCGCCTGGAAAAGTACGAAGAAGCCGCGGATGCTTTTCAGGCAGCACTTGCCCTGAACCCGAACGCCTACGACGTGCTGACGAACTACGGCATCACGCTCGTGCGGCTGGGCCGGCATGATGAAGCGCTCGCTTGCTACAACCTGGCGCTGGAGAAGCAGCCTTCGTCGCCTGACACGCTCTACAACCGAGGCGTAGAACTGCTCAGGCGATCGCACCATGCAGAGGCGCTCGATGACTTCGATGCAGTCCTTCTTCATTCGGCGAACGACGTGGATGCGCAGATCAGGCGCATCTATACCCTGTGCGGCTTGCATCGCCACCAGGATGCATGGACTGCGAGCGAGAACGCGGTGGCGCGCGGAATGGTTTCCCCGGGCATCCACCAGGCGCGCGGCTATGTATTGATGGGGATGGGCGAGCCGGCAGGGGCGGCCGAGGCATTTCGGCAAGCCATCGGCATGCGTGCGCCGTCCGAAGCGGGTGATGGCGGTGGCCTCGATCATCTCCATGCGGGGCGAGCGTTGGTGTGCACGGGCCGATATGAAGAAGCGTTCCTGCACTTCCGGCAGGCCGCGACATCCGTTCCGATGCCGGCCTATGCGGCAGGCGACCATTTGCTGGCGATGCTCCAGACGGTCCAATGGGACGATTTCGAGCATGAACGCGCCAAGGTCCTCGCCGCCGTTGCGAGCGGCAAGCCGTCCGCGACTCCGTTCGTCATGGCTGTTTGCAGTGACGATCCCCAGAGGGTCAGGCAGGCTGGCGAGACCTTCGCCAAGGACATGTGCGCGAACGTGGTGTGCCTGCCCATGGCACAGCCCGAGCGCCGCGAGCGAATCCGGATCGGCTACTTCTCGGCGGATTTCCATGCGCACGCGACGGCCGTGCTCATGGCCGAGCTCATCGAGCAGCACGACCGGACGCAGTTCGAGGTTTTCTTGTTCTCGTTCGGCGTGCGGCATCGCGACGACGTGGCGGCTCGCCTCGCCAAGGCAGCCGACCACTTTCTCGATGTTGTCGACATTTCGGATGCGGCGATCTGCGCTCTTGCCCGCGAACTGGGCATCGACATAGCGATCGACCTGAAAGGCTATACGCAGAACTGCCGCCTGGGAATCTTTGCGGGACGTGCGGCGCCGGTGCAGGTCAACTACCTGGGCTATCCGGGCAGCATGGGGGCGACGTTCATCGACTACATCATCGGGGACGCGATCGTCACGCCCATCGACCATGCGCCGTTCTACACGGAGAAGATCGTCACGCTGCCCGGCTGCTACCAGCCCAACAGCCCCGGCATGCGACCCATCGCCACGACGATGGGCGACAGGGCCTCCGAGCGGCGTGCGGCCGGATTGCCGGCCGAGGCCTTCGTGTTCTGCTGCTTCAACAACACCTACAAGATCACGCCATCCGTCTTCGAACTGTGGATGCGAATCCTGCGTTCGGTCAGCGGCAGCGTGCTGTGGCTCTACGAGCCGGACGGCCACATCGCACCGAGGCTGCGAGCGCATGCAGCGAAGCAGGGCGTTGCGGCGGAACGCCTGGTTTTCGCATCGAGGCAGCCATTGCCTCTTCATCTGGCCCGGCACGCCTTGGCCGATCTGTTCCTGGATACCTTTCCGTGCAATGCACACACCACGGGAAGCGATGCCCTGTGGGCGGGCTTGCCCATGCTCACATGCCTTGGCGACACCTTCTCCAGCCGTGTCGCCGCGAGCCTTCTCTGCGCTGTCGGCTTGCCGGGCATGGTGGCCAATTCGCTGCAGCAATACGAAGCGATGGCGTGCAGTCTGGCAGCCAATCCCGGCGTTCTGGAACGCCAGAGAGAACAACTCCTGAAGGCAAGAACCGAGGCACCGCTTTTCGATGTCGATCGCTATCGGCGCGGGATCGAGGACGCGTACCGCCGCATGTGGGACAGCCATCGGCGAGGCGATGCGCCGGCGCCCATCGCCTGGACGAGGCACTGA
- a CDS encoding GFA family protein, with amino-acid sequence MTTNYQGSCHCGRIAFEVEGDIQGAMACNCSMCQRKGSLLWFVPHDRLRLKTPPEDMSTYMFNKHVISHRFCAVCGIHPFGEGTDPKGNRMAAVNIRCLEGIDLDAVPVQHFDGRSK; translated from the coding sequence ATGACGACGAATTACCAAGGCAGCTGTCACTGTGGTCGGATCGCCTTCGAAGTCGAGGGCGACATCCAGGGGGCGATGGCATGCAACTGCTCGATGTGCCAGCGCAAGGGATCGCTGCTGTGGTTCGTGCCGCACGACCGGCTCAGGCTGAAGACACCGCCCGAGGACATGAGCACCTACATGTTCAACAAGCACGTGATCTCGCACCGTTTCTGCGCGGTCTGCGGCATCCATCCCTTCGGCGAGGGCACCGATCCCAAGGGCAACAGGATGGCGGCCGTCAACATCCGCTGCCTCGAGGGCATCGACCTCGATGCGGTGCCGGTGCAGCATTTCGACGGGCGTTCGAAGTAG
- the fusA gene encoding elongation factor G, with product MPSRSNGFAAEMKAVRTLALVGAAAAGKSSLAESLLHKAGAIAACGSIERGSTVSDHDPLERRMQHSLNASVMHLTHAGTRIHFIDTPGGPDFLGQSLPALEAVETAAVVINAATGIEPMTVRMMEYAASRHLARMIIVNKIDSQGVSLAGLLADIQATFGRECLPLNLPDGVGRQVVDCFFNRFGQSDFGPVEAAHRALVEQVVEVDAAFVDRYLEEGDVDPAELHAPLEQALREGHLIPVCFVSSRSGAGVAELLDVIVKLLPDPSEANPPDFIVGEGAQAKPMEARPDPSLHVLAHVFKVTIDPYVGKMGILRVHQGTLTRDSQLYIGDGRKPFKVGHLFMLQGKDHVEVSHAVPGDIVAVAKVEEIHFDAVLHDAAEDSHVHLAPLAFPVPVYGLAVEPKRRGDEQRAWEILGKLAAEDPCLRIEHVAATNETVLYGLGELHLRIVLERLREVYRFEVQTRPPRIAYRETVTAPAAGHHRHKKQTGGAGQFGEVFLRIEPLARGAGFQFADEVRGGAIPGQFIPAVEKGVREVLAYGAIAGYPVVDVRVVVHDGKHHSVDSKDIAFATAGRKAFMAAIREARPVVLEPIVQIEIAVPEHAVGDVTSDLSSRRGLVTGTSGLGGGTVAIGGQVPEAELANYQSRLNAMTSGQGRYTVALSHYEAVPPAVQQTLMSQYRVRDED from the coding sequence ATGCCAAGCCGATCGAACGGGTTCGCGGCCGAGATGAAGGCGGTACGAACGCTGGCGCTCGTGGGTGCCGCGGCCGCCGGCAAGAGTTCGCTCGCCGAGAGCCTGCTGCACAAGGCGGGCGCCATCGCAGCGTGCGGCAGCATCGAGCGCGGCAGCACCGTCAGCGACCACGACCCGCTGGAGCGCCGCATGCAGCACTCGCTCAACGCATCGGTGATGCACCTCACGCATGCCGGCACGCGCATCCACTTCATCGACACGCCCGGCGGCCCCGACTTCCTCGGCCAGAGCCTGCCGGCGCTGGAGGCGGTCGAGACGGCGGCGGTGGTCATCAACGCCGCCACCGGCATCGAGCCGATGACGGTGCGCATGATGGAGTACGCGGCCTCGCGCCACCTCGCGCGCATGATCATCGTCAACAAGATCGACTCGCAGGGCGTCTCGCTGGCAGGCCTGCTGGCCGACATCCAGGCCACCTTCGGCCGCGAATGCCTGCCGCTGAACCTGCCTGACGGGGTCGGCAGGCAGGTGGTGGACTGCTTCTTCAACCGCTTCGGGCAGTCCGACTTCGGTCCCGTCGAAGCGGCGCACCGCGCGCTGGTGGAGCAGGTGGTCGAAGTCGACGCGGCCTTCGTCGACCGCTACCTCGAGGAGGGCGACGTGGATCCGGCCGAGCTGCACGCGCCGCTCGAGCAGGCGCTGCGCGAGGGCCACCTGATCCCGGTGTGCTTCGTCTCGTCGCGCAGCGGCGCCGGCGTGGCCGAGCTGCTGGACGTGATCGTCAAGCTCCTGCCCGACCCGAGCGAGGCCAACCCGCCGGACTTCATCGTCGGCGAGGGCGCGCAGGCCAAGCCCATGGAGGCCAGGCCCGACCCGTCGCTGCACGTGCTGGCGCACGTGTTCAAGGTCACGATCGACCCCTATGTCGGCAAGATGGGCATCTTGCGCGTGCACCAGGGCACGCTCACGCGCGACAGCCAGCTCTACATCGGCGACGGCCGCAAGCCGTTCAAGGTGGGGCACCTGTTCATGCTCCAGGGCAAGGACCATGTGGAGGTGTCGCACGCGGTGCCGGGCGACATCGTGGCGGTGGCCAAGGTCGAGGAGATCCATTTCGATGCCGTGCTGCACGATGCGGCCGAAGACAGCCACGTGCATCTCGCGCCGCTGGCGTTCCCGGTGCCGGTGTACGGCCTGGCCGTGGAGCCCAAGCGCCGTGGCGACGAGCAGCGCGCCTGGGAGATCCTCGGCAAGCTCGCGGCCGAGGATCCGTGCCTGCGCATCGAGCATGTGGCCGCGACCAACGAGACGGTCCTCTACGGGCTCGGCGAGCTCCACCTGCGCATCGTGCTCGAGCGCTTGCGCGAGGTGTACCGCTTCGAGGTCCAGACGCGGCCGCCGCGCATTGCCTACCGCGAGACCGTGACCGCACCGGCCGCGGGCCACCACCGCCACAAGAAGCAGACCGGCGGCGCCGGCCAGTTCGGCGAGGTCTTCCTGCGCATCGAGCCGCTGGCGCGCGGTGCCGGCTTTCAGTTTGCCGACGAAGTCAGGGGCGGCGCAATTCCGGGCCAGTTCATCCCCGCGGTCGAGAAGGGCGTGCGCGAGGTGCTCGCGTACGGCGCGATCGCCGGCTACCCCGTGGTCGATGTGCGTGTCGTGGTGCACGATGGCAAGCACCACAGCGTCGACAGCAAGGACATCGCCTTCGCGACCGCCGGCCGCAAGGCCTTCATGGCCGCGATCCGCGAGGCCCGGCCGGTCGTGCTCGAGCCGATCGTCCAGATCGAGATCGCCGTGCCCGAGCATGCTGTCGGCGATGTCACGAGCGACCTGTCGTCGCGGCGCGGCCTGGTCACCGGCACGTCGGGCCTGGGGGGCGGCACGGTGGCCATCGGCGGGCAGGTGCCCGAGGCCGAGCTGGCCAACTACCAGTCGCGGCTCAATGCGATGACCAGCGGCCAGGGCCGCTACACCGTCGCGCTGTCGCACTACGAAGCCGTGCCACCGGCCGTCCAGCAGACGCTGATGAGCCAATATCGGGTGCGCGACGAGGACTAA
- a CDS encoding molybdopterin-dependent oxidoreductase: MSSTDTIPMLPHTSHWGAFSAGWKDGRLQVRPHPNDPDPNPLIENFPEAIHHRARVTTPMLRRGWLENGPGPDLRRGVDEFVAVGWDEVLDLLAKELERVRDAHGPGSIFGGSYGWSSAGRFHHAQSQVHRFLNTTVGGYVRSVNSYSAGASGPLMPHILGALDDVSRRNVTWEQIVEHTDVVLAFGGMALKNSRVASGGVSRHVERESMQAAARRGCRFISISPLKSDMPSEAAFEWLAPTPGTDTALMLGLVHRLVSEGLHDRSFIDTCCDGWEIFENYLMGRSDGVPKSCAWAASICGIAETALIELARSLAGKRTLVVIAHSLQRSEHGEQPVWMGAVLAAVLGQLGLPGGGYNYALGTLAHYGKRNNAVSVAALPQGTNGVEDFIPVARISDMLLNPGQPYDYNGQRRIYPHIRLAYWAGGNPFHHHQDLKQLAAAFRTLDTFVVHEIAWTATARHADIVLPCTMTLEREDIGATPTDPLFVAMHRIAEPHGLARDDYDIFCDLARRIGTWDAFSEGRDTRQWLAHLYERTRKGLLDLGLEAPDFETFWKREEMRVPQKDDDGGMLRAFRVNPTRSPLPTPSGKVQISSAVIAGFGYADCPGHPAWLPPTFKPDAQHPLWLIANQPHSKLHSQLDFGGHSRSTKRQDREVCTMHPAAARARGIREGDIVRIFNEVGACLASATLSQDMLESVVQLPTGAWYDPAYDALGRPMCAHGNPNVLTRDIGTSSLAQGCAGQLSTVQVERYNGALPAIRAFEPPPAR; encoded by the coding sequence ATGAGCAGTACCGACACGATCCCGATGCTTCCCCATACATCACACTGGGGAGCCTTCTCTGCCGGATGGAAGGACGGCCGTCTCCAGGTGCGGCCCCACCCCAACGATCCCGATCCGAATCCCCTGATCGAGAACTTTCCCGAGGCGATCCACCACAGGGCACGCGTGACGACGCCCATGTTGCGCCGCGGCTGGTTGGAGAACGGCCCCGGCCCGGACCTCCGGCGCGGGGTCGACGAATTCGTTGCCGTGGGATGGGACGAAGTGCTGGACCTGCTCGCCAAGGAGCTCGAGAGAGTGCGGGATGCGCACGGCCCGGGTTCCATCTTTGGCGGTTCATACGGGTGGTCGAGTGCGGGACGCTTTCATCACGCCCAAAGCCAGGTGCATCGCTTTCTGAACACGACCGTGGGCGGCTACGTGCGTTCCGTCAACAGCTACAGCGCCGGCGCATCGGGCCCGCTCATGCCGCACATCCTCGGCGCGCTCGACGATGTGTCCAGGCGCAACGTCACTTGGGAGCAGATCGTCGAGCACACCGACGTGGTGCTCGCCTTTGGCGGCATGGCACTGAAGAATTCGCGCGTGGCGTCCGGCGGCGTCAGCCGACACGTTGAACGCGAATCCATGCAGGCTGCGGCTCGACGCGGCTGCAGGTTCATATCCATCAGCCCCCTCAAGAGCGACATGCCCAGCGAGGCGGCGTTCGAATGGCTCGCGCCCACGCCGGGGACTGATACCGCACTGATGCTGGGGCTGGTGCACCGGCTGGTGAGCGAGGGCCTGCACGACCGAAGCTTCATTGACACCTGCTGCGACGGTTGGGAGATTTTCGAGAACTACCTCATGGGCCGTAGCGACGGCGTGCCAAAGAGCTGCGCATGGGCCGCATCAATTTGCGGCATCGCCGAGACAGCTCTCATCGAACTCGCGCGATCGCTCGCCGGCAAGCGCACGCTCGTCGTCATCGCGCATTCGCTGCAGCGCTCGGAACATGGCGAGCAGCCTGTCTGGATGGGTGCAGTGCTCGCAGCCGTGCTGGGCCAACTGGGGTTGCCGGGAGGTGGCTACAACTACGCCCTGGGAACGCTGGCCCACTATGGCAAGCGAAACAATGCGGTCTCGGTGGCCGCTCTCCCGCAAGGCACCAATGGAGTGGAGGATTTCATCCCGGTGGCGCGCATCAGCGACATGCTGCTGAATCCTGGCCAACCGTACGACTACAACGGCCAGCGGCGCATCTACCCGCACATCCGGCTCGCCTACTGGGCGGGGGGCAATCCCTTTCACCATCACCAGGATCTCAAGCAGCTGGCCGCGGCGTTTCGCACGCTCGACACATTCGTGGTGCACGAAATCGCCTGGACGGCCACCGCGCGCCATGCGGACATCGTGCTTCCGTGCACCATGACGCTCGAGCGCGAGGACATCGGTGCAACGCCGACCGATCCGCTGTTCGTGGCCATGCACCGCATCGCCGAACCGCACGGTCTGGCGAGAGACGACTACGACATCTTCTGCGACCTGGCCCGGCGCATCGGCACCTGGGACGCGTTCAGCGAGGGCCGCGATACGCGGCAGTGGCTGGCCCACCTTTACGAGCGGACGCGCAAGGGGTTGCTCGATCTTGGCCTGGAGGCGCCGGATTTCGAAACATTCTGGAAGCGCGAAGAAATGCGGGTGCCGCAGAAGGACGACGACGGCGGCATGCTGCGCGCCTTTCGCGTCAATCCGACCAGGTCGCCATTGCCCACGCCCAGCGGAAAGGTCCAGATCAGTTCAGCAGTCATTGCGGGATTCGGTTATGCCGACTGCCCGGGGCACCCCGCCTGGTTGCCACCGACTTTCAAGCCCGACGCGCAACACCCGCTGTGGCTGATCGCCAACCAGCCCCATTCGAAACTTCACAGCCAACTCGATTTCGGTGGCCACAGCCGGTCGACCAAGCGTCAGGACCGGGAGGTCTGCACCATGCACCCAGCAGCCGCACGGGCTCGCGGGATCCGGGAAGGCGACATCGTGCGGATATTCAACGAGGTGGGCGCCTGCCTTGCGAGCGCGACCCTTTCGCAAGACATGCTGGAGAGTGTGGTGCAATTGCCCACAGGCGCCTGGTACGACCCGGCATACGACGCACTGGGCCGTCCGATGTGCGCGCATGGGAACCCGAACGTGCTGACGCGCGACATCGGGACTTCGTCGCTTGCGCAGGGCTGCGCTGGCCAGCTGTCGACCGTTCAGGTCGAGCGCTACAACGGCGCCCTGCCGGCCATTCGCGCCTTTGAACCTCCACCCGCTCGCTGA
- a CDS encoding Bug family tripartite tricarboxylate transporter substrate binding protein, whose amino-acid sequence MRSIVSCIGRRAVLASAALALVSSFSVPAAAQSDWPSKPVRIIVGFPPGGGADVLARAISIGLAHEINGTVIVENRPGAGGLTATEFVAKSPADGYTLYIATPGSFTIWPGLRKLNYDARKDFVAISTLVTMPNLLLTSASAPYQNVAGLIAAAKAPGAQINYGSGGVGTIGQIAAEQFNLMAGLRLTHVPYKGTAPLLSDVIGGVVPITFADPSAKSLIDGGKLRVLAVTTSQRSRLFPNVPTMAEAGVPGYDLKNWYGLVAPAGTPSDIVAKLNAALVKIMAQPDVRQRLEGAGMEATSSSPTQFTDLMNTERTKWGALIAKVGMRPE is encoded by the coding sequence ATGCGATCCATCGTCTCTTGCATCGGCCGCCGCGCCGTCCTCGCCAGCGCCGCTCTGGCGCTCGTATCTTCCTTCAGCGTGCCTGCAGCAGCACAGTCGGACTGGCCCTCGAAGCCCGTGCGGATCATTGTGGGATTTCCCCCCGGCGGCGGCGCGGACGTTCTGGCGCGTGCCATCTCCATCGGACTGGCGCATGAAATCAATGGCACCGTCATTGTGGAGAACCGCCCAGGCGCCGGCGGCCTGACCGCAACGGAGTTCGTGGCCAAGTCGCCGGCCGACGGCTACACGCTCTACATCGCGACCCCTGGCTCGTTCACGATCTGGCCCGGTCTGCGAAAACTCAATTACGACGCCCGCAAGGATTTCGTCGCCATCAGCACCCTGGTGACCATGCCCAACCTGCTGCTGACGAGCGCCAGCGCGCCCTACCAGAACGTCGCCGGACTCATCGCGGCCGCCAAGGCGCCGGGCGCGCAGATCAACTATGGCTCGGGCGGCGTCGGCACCATAGGCCAGATCGCCGCCGAGCAGTTCAATCTCATGGCCGGCCTGCGCCTGACGCATGTTCCCTACAAGGGCACAGCCCCGCTGCTGTCCGACGTCATTGGTGGCGTGGTCCCCATCACATTCGCCGACCCGTCGGCCAAATCGCTGATCGATGGCGGCAAGCTGCGCGTCCTGGCGGTGACCACGTCTCAGCGCTCCCGTCTCTTTCCGAACGTGCCGACGATGGCGGAGGCCGGTGTCCCGGGATATGACCTCAAGAACTGGTATGGCCTGGTCGCGCCAGCGGGCACGCCCTCCGACATCGTCGCGAAGCTCAATGCCGCACTCGTCAAGATCATGGCGCAGCCAGATGTGAGGCAGCGCCTGGAGGGCGCCGGCATGGAAGCCACCTCCAGTTCGCCGACCCAGTTCACGGACCTGATGAACACCGAGCGCACCAAGTGGGGTGCACTGATTGCCAAAGTCGGCATGCGACCCGAGTGA
- a CDS encoding M14 family metallopeptidase, translating into MASIGEWLAADRSPARRSGTVRVGSMASGVDVGLPWVAVRGARPGRTLWLHGQVHGDEINGIVAALRFVRELDPQAMAGNVVVTPTGNPQALDARRKRNPYDELDLDQSYPGNAGGLITERVAHALFAEVRGVADVLINLHTMNPLFDAPPYAVYKVHPGSTVTEADVLGAIAPFFPALACRQDVSGKGELPGNIAGALDYQCLAAGICAFMLELGSGSRLQPDNVALAERGFAGLAQRLGILEGKKAGASTLRTVSRRGWITADEGGLFVPAFKAGDRVPAGGSLGEMLRFDGSSVPVAALEREGILIGLRSDPVVHTGERLAFVAWEWQDASVAA; encoded by the coding sequence ATGGCTTCAATTGGTGAATGGCTCGCGGCGGACAGGTCGCCCGCACGAAGATCCGGCACGGTGCGGGTCGGCTCCATGGCGTCGGGTGTCGACGTCGGGCTGCCGTGGGTGGCCGTGCGTGGCGCACGGCCTGGTCGCACGCTGTGGCTGCACGGCCAGGTGCATGGAGACGAAATCAACGGCATCGTCGCCGCACTCCGGTTTGTCCGCGAGCTCGATCCCCAGGCCATGGCGGGAAACGTGGTCGTCACGCCCACCGGCAACCCCCAGGCACTTGACGCGCGGCGCAAGCGCAACCCGTACGACGAGCTGGATCTCGACCAGAGCTATCCAGGCAATGCGGGCGGCCTGATCACGGAGCGCGTGGCGCACGCGCTGTTCGCCGAAGTTCGCGGCGTGGCGGACGTGTTGATCAACCTGCACACGATGAACCCGCTGTTCGACGCGCCACCGTATGCCGTCTACAAGGTGCATCCGGGCAGCACCGTGACCGAAGCCGACGTGCTCGGCGCCATTGCGCCGTTCTTCCCGGCCCTGGCTTGTCGCCAGGACGTGAGCGGCAAGGGCGAGTTGCCCGGCAACATCGCCGGCGCCCTGGACTATCAATGCCTCGCCGCCGGCATCTGCGCCTTCATGCTCGAACTCGGCAGCGGGAGCCGCCTGCAGCCGGACAACGTTGCGCTGGCCGAGCGCGGCTTTGCGGGGCTGGCTCAGCGACTTGGAATCCTCGAAGGCAAAAAGGCGGGTGCATCGACCCTGCGCACCGTCAGTCGCCGCGGCTGGATCACCGCCGACGAAGGGGGGTTGTTCGTGCCCGCATTCAAGGCGGGCGATCGCGTCCCGGCGGGCGGTTCGCTGGGCGAGATGCTGCGGTTCGACGGAAGTTCGGTGCCTGTCGCCGCGTTGGAGCGCGAGGGCATCCTGATTGGCCTTCGCAGCGATCCCGTGGTCCACACCGGCGAACGCCTGGCATTCGTCGCCTGGGAATGGCAAGACGCCTCGGTGGCGGCCTGA
- a CDS encoding cupin domain-containing protein codes for MALTHASSGQVVNLGALDGQATETCALLKARDIEIMWLVLPAGKQVPSHAVSTSMTLQCMRGKVEVQLDGNVKLLEADQVMYLAGGVPHGLHALEDARLLMTIVLPASRTD; via the coding sequence ATGGCACTCACGCATGCATCCTCCGGCCAGGTCGTGAACCTGGGCGCGCTCGACGGGCAGGCGACGGAAACCTGTGCACTGCTGAAGGCCCGCGACATCGAGATCATGTGGCTGGTGCTGCCGGCCGGCAAGCAGGTTCCGTCGCATGCCGTCTCGACGTCGATGACCTTGCAGTGCATGCGCGGCAAGGTCGAGGTGCAGCTCGACGGCAATGTGAAGCTGCTGGAGGCCGATCAGGTCATGTACCTTGCGGGCGGCGTGCCGCACGGCCTGCACGCGCTGGAAGACGCCAGGCTGTTGATGACCATCGTGCTGCCGGCCAGCCGCACCGACTGA